The Astyanax mexicanus isolate ESR-SI-001 chromosome 12, AstMex3_surface, whole genome shotgun sequence genome window below encodes:
- the dffb gene encoding DNA fragmentation factor subunit beta: MPPRTPRAGKPKLFKVRISGRAEKFGVAAFTLKELIQKGSELFKVSGCKQKLQCCLYEDGTRITEDYFQYVPENTEVLLISEGQSRSGLLYDIRQVLGSDRHSDELISAAKRLLTDDGEELPAKRRKLLGDLLNNLTDSAELENRTQDQDWFQGIDSRFKTKSAYMRFNCEQRIRGYLKEVDGHAQSIVSVREREKYKKLVVNLVERLKSDRYNGRYFDRTEQQQHRLCTDDGWFTCQGAFDEQNCESLHSINPYGNRESRILFSTWNLDHRIEKKRAVLPALVETLHGQKISSINLDYFYRLLFTRTNLKLVHIVCHKKGAHNLSCDPCQLYNHGKNT; this comes from the exons ATGCCGCCTCGGACGCCGCGCGCGGGGAAACCCAAACTGTTTAAAGTGCGGATATCCGGACGGGCTGAGAAATTCGGAGTAGCCGCGTTTACACTGAAGGAGCTGATCCAGAAGGGAAGCGAATTATTTAAG GTCTCTGGCTGTAAGCAGAAGCTGCAGTGTTGTCTGTATGAGGACGGGACGCGGATAACGGAGGATTATTTTCAGTATGTTCCGGAGAACACTGAGGTCCTGCTGATCTCTGAGGGTCAGAGCCGGAGCGGCT TGCTGTATGATATCAGGCAGGTTCTGGGTTCAGACCGTCACTCAGACGAGCTCATCAGCGCGGCGAAGCGTCTGCTGACGGACGACGGCGAGGAGCTTCCAGCTAAGAGGAGGAAACTGCTGGGAGATCTGCTGAACAACCTGACGGACAGCGCCGAGCTGGAGAACCGCACCCAGGACCAGGACTGGTTTCAgg GTATTGATTCGAGGTTTAAGACTAAATCTGCGTATATGAGATTTAACTGTGAACAGAGGATACGAGGCTACCTGAAGGAG gtggacgGGCACGCTCAGAGTATAGTGAGTGTGAGGGAGAGGGAGAAGTATAAGAAGCTGGTGGTGAATCTGGTGGAACGGCTGAAATCTGACCGTTATAACGGCCGTTACTTCGACCGgacggagcagcagcagcaccgccTCTGTACCGACGACGGGTGGTTCACCTGCCAG GGAGCGTTTGATGAGCAGAATTGTGAATCTCTTCATTCAATAAATCCTTACGGCAACCGAGAGAGCAGAATACTCTTCAGCACCTGGAACCTGGACCACAG GATTGAGAAGAAGAGGGCGGTTCTGCCGGCGCTGGTTGAAACTCTTCATGGTCAGAAGATCAGCAGCATTAATTTGGATTATTTCTACAGGCTGCTGTTCACACGCACCAACCTCAAACTGGTTCACATCGTCTGCCACAAGAAAGGAGCTCACAACTTATCCTGTGACCCTTGCCAGCTCTATAACCACGGTAAAAACACCTGA